One stretch of Acidobacteriota bacterium DNA includes these proteins:
- a CDS encoding helix-turn-helix transcriptional regulator, with protein MLRHFITVSLDRARYLVSVQLDHGREAFRRELERYLDTLLDGTLQDPAEADRRLMALLSGLLSAVFARDVEKVIRAQLGLSRTFFTLRGVPEKREAFVAAATDFLAGFCPFAGDGGQTSDRADLYLRLCPDEVIRDLSVASWAERFGYTADHFSRKYRQERGSTPGEALQREKLARARAMIEAGDGLSLKAIAFRLGFSDYGHFRKVYKEHFGHPPSGAENHPSAAIP; from the coding sequence ATGCTCAGGCACTTCATCACGGTGTCGCTGGACCGGGCCCGCTACCTGGTGAGCGTCCAGCTGGACCACGGCCGGGAGGCCTTCCGCCGGGAACTGGAGCGTTACCTGGACACCCTGCTCGACGGCACCCTCCAGGACCCGGCCGAGGCCGACCGACGGCTGATGGCGCTCCTCTCGGGCCTCCTCTCGGCCGTCTTCGCCCGGGACGTGGAGAAAGTCATCCGCGCCCAGCTCGGGCTCTCCCGCACGTTCTTCACGCTGCGCGGGGTCCCGGAAAAACGCGAGGCCTTCGTGGCCGCCGCGACCGACTTCCTGGCCGGGTTCTGCCCCTTCGCCGGGGACGGCGGGCAGACCTCCGACAGGGCCGACCTCTACCTGCGGCTCTGCCCGGACGAGGTGATCCGGGACCTGAGTGTCGCCTCCTGGGCGGAGCGCTTCGGGTACACCGCCGACCACTTCTCGCGAAAGTACCGGCAGGAGCGGGGAAGCACGCCCGGGGAGGCCCTCCAGCGGGAGAAGCTGGCGCGGGCCCGGGCGATGATCGAGGCCGGCGACGGCCTGAGCCTCAAGGCGATCGCCTTCCGCCTGGGTTTTTCAGACTACGGGCACTTCCGGAAGGTCTACAAGGAGCACTTCGGCCACCCGCCCTCCGGGGCGGAAAACCACCCGTCCGCGGCCATCCCCTGA
- a CDS encoding SBBP repeat-containing protein codes for MKIKLAVTILALFLTVPVGPGLAAAPRAEAGAAGGVGALVIERSTFLGGDGVEVGVAAVVTPNGDPCIAGCTYSDDFPGAPGSTAAGADVFVSRFSSAGMQLLCTAILRGSGYEYVTDLVSDGDGNLYVAGSTNSPDFPVLHAFQPSLGGYVDAFVTKLSPEGTLLWSTYLGGVNEDVAYALAFGPDGVLTLVGRTLSPDFPSLPNPTPFHGLCDAFVARVRAADGVLLRSAFLGGSQWDQATDVKVGPSGHLWVAGSTRSPDFPVLNAYQSQNAGEMDAFLVKLDPSATLIVSSTFLGGSRDDQAIAVELDPLGRVYLGGVTGSDDFPTQDALQGNLAGASDAFVTCFSSGAASLHWSSYLGGSNYDNVTDLVVKSPSAVAVIGQTVSPDFPLKESLPRNFSLSENLFLCEVSPADGALGAATLLDTAVPYKNTNRASIGADGSCLLAASASTPDFPLAEPYQTALRGESDAVLVQVGRGARGLLVPHIASTPDWRTRITLVNLSGLPRAVTFTAYAEDGTLLETRAAGTLPALGSRTFDAGEVFGPEVFTRGAWAKIFSTGDLRGVVVFGTRDGRAQTSLPLFSDGACEWVFPFVAETGPWYTGLTLVGTGSFGGLVQLHAHAENGALLGTTPVNLAAGGKYVRLVREIFPGLDPEAVRMVRVTSDQPLVGFELFGNWASAGLSGLAGNPPGPRWEDASAAGHPASAAPARGDSGFRVCTEVPPEGDYYTSATFCNLEPSPMRFLASLIDANGLPLAEKLWTVGPYEQVSREVRNLVGEGEPCPPGSYLALVGEGPGFAGFELFMTRSGAFGFDGFPALLPGGARLIFPLASLSPEETAGLRIHALGGAGNLVFHAFGSNGEALGSARSTVAAMGLFHGTVAGLFPGVAEQVAWIAVQGTQPLVGEMLLASPDGSRMVCYPAVPGSPCGLP; via the coding sequence ATGAAGATCAAGCTTGCCGTGACGATCCTCGCCCTGTTCCTGACGGTTCCCGTGGGGCCGGGCCTGGCAGCCGCCCCCCGGGCGGAGGCCGGGGCTGCCGGGGGGGTCGGGGCCCTGGTGATCGAACGGTCCACCTTCCTGGGCGGTGACGGGGTAGAGGTCGGAGTTGCGGCCGTCGTCACCCCGAACGGGGACCCCTGCATCGCCGGGTGCACCTACTCGGATGATTTCCCCGGCGCCCCCGGTTCGACGGCCGCCGGGGCCGACGTCTTCGTCTCCCGCTTCTCGTCCGCCGGCATGCAGCTTCTCTGCACCGCCATCCTCCGGGGGAGCGGGTACGAGTACGTCACGGACCTGGTGTCGGACGGGGACGGCAACCTCTACGTGGCGGGGTCCACCAACTCCCCGGACTTCCCCGTCCTCCACGCGTTCCAGCCGAGCCTGGGGGGGTACGTCGATGCCTTCGTGACCAAGCTCTCCCCCGAGGGGACCCTCCTGTGGTCCACTTATCTGGGGGGCGTCAACGAGGACGTGGCTTACGCCCTGGCCTTCGGGCCCGACGGGGTCCTCACCCTCGTCGGGCGGACCCTCTCCCCGGATTTCCCGTCCCTGCCGAACCCGACCCCTTTCCACGGGCTCTGCGACGCGTTCGTCGCCCGGGTCCGGGCGGCGGACGGCGTCCTCCTCCGGAGCGCCTTCCTGGGCGGATCCCAGTGGGACCAGGCGACGGACGTCAAGGTGGGCCCGTCGGGACACCTCTGGGTGGCGGGATCGACCCGTTCCCCCGACTTTCCGGTGCTCAATGCCTACCAGTCCCAGAATGCGGGAGAGATGGACGCCTTCCTCGTCAAGCTCGACCCCTCGGCGACCCTGATCGTTTCTTCCACCTTCCTCGGCGGCTCCCGGGACGACCAGGCCATCGCCGTGGAGCTCGACCCGCTTGGCCGGGTGTACCTGGGGGGGGTGACGGGTTCGGACGACTTCCCCACCCAAGACGCCCTGCAAGGGAACCTCGCCGGGGCCTCGGACGCCTTCGTCACGTGCTTTTCAAGCGGGGCCGCCTCCCTGCACTGGTCCTCCTACCTGGGCGGCTCGAACTACGACAACGTCACCGATCTCGTCGTGAAATCCCCCTCGGCGGTGGCGGTGATCGGTCAGACCGTCTCCCCCGACTTCCCCTTGAAGGAGAGCCTTCCCCGGAATTTCTCCCTCTCCGAAAACCTCTTCCTCTGCGAGGTGTCCCCCGCGGACGGGGCACTGGGCGCTGCCACCCTCCTGGACACGGCGGTCCCGTACAAGAACACCAACCGGGCGTCCATCGGCGCGGACGGGTCCTGCCTGCTCGCCGCATCGGCGTCGACACCCGACTTCCCCCTGGCGGAACCCTACCAGACCGCGCTGCGGGGGGAGTCCGACGCCGTGCTCGTCCAGGTGGGCCGCGGCGCCCGGGGACTCCTGGTCCCCCACATCGCATCCACCCCGGACTGGCGGACGCGGATCACGCTGGTGAACCTCTCGGGCCTCCCGCGCGCGGTGACGTTCACCGCGTACGCCGAGGACGGGACGCTGTTGGAGACCCGGGCGGCCGGGACCTTGCCGGCCCTGGGGTCCCGGACGTTCGACGCGGGGGAGGTGTTCGGCCCCGAGGTCTTCACCCGCGGCGCCTGGGCCAAGATCTTCAGCACCGGAGACCTTCGGGGCGTCGTCGTGTTCGGGACGCGGGACGGCCGGGCCCAGACCTCGCTCCCACTCTTCTCCGACGGCGCCTGTGAGTGGGTGTTCCCCTTCGTGGCGGAAACGGGCCCCTGGTACACGGGGTTGACACTGGTCGGCACCGGTTCCTTCGGGGGGCTCGTTCAACTGCACGCGCACGCGGAGAACGGGGCGCTCCTCGGGACGACCCCGGTGAACCTCGCGGCGGGCGGGAAGTACGTGCGCCTGGTCCGGGAGATCTTCCCGGGGCTGGACCCCGAGGCGGTCCGGATGGTCCGGGTCACGTCGGATCAGCCTCTTGTCGGGTTCGAACTGTTCGGGAACTGGGCCTCCGCGGGGCTCTCGGGGTTGGCGGGCAACCCGCCGGGGCCGAGGTGGGAGGATGCGTCGGCGGCGGGACATCCCGCGTCGGCGGCGCCGGCCCGCGGCGATTCCGGGTTCCGGGTCTGCACCGAGGTCCCGCCCGAGGGGGACTACTACACCAGCGCCACGTTCTGCAACCTCGAACCGTCGCCCATGCGATTCCTGGCCAGCCTCATCGACGCCAACGGCCTTCCGTTGGCCGAGAAGCTCTGGACCGTCGGACCTTACGAGCAGGTCAGCCGCGAGGTCCGAAACCTGGTGGGGGAGGGGGAGCCCTGCCCCCCCGGTTCGTATCTCGCCCTGGTGGGCGAGGGCCCCGGCTTTGCCGGTTTCGAGCTGTTCATGACCCGCTCGGGCGCCTTCGGCTTCGACGGTTTCCCCGCCCTCCTTCCTGGCGGGGCGCGACTGATCTTCCCCCTGGCGTCGCTCAGCCCGGAGGAGACGGCGGGGTTGCGAATCCATGCCTTGGGTGGAGCGGGAAACCTGGTTTTTCACGCCTTCGGGAGCAACGGCGAAGCCCTGGGGTCGGCTCGGTCAACCGTCGCCGCCATGGGGCTCTTTCACGGCACGGTGGCCGGTCTCTTCCCCGGCGTTGCGGAGCAGGTGGCCTGGATCGCCGTGCAGGGCACCCAGCCGCTGGTGGGCGAGATGCTCCTGGCCTCACCGGACGGGTCCCGGATGGTGTGTTACCCGGCCGTCCCCGGCAGCCCCTGCGGGTTGCCCTGA